TGCCCTTCAGGTCGAAGACCTTGACGCCGGTGATCGGGTTGCCGTCCTTGAAGGACTTCGAGTAGTCGAAGACGGCGACGTTCACGTTCTTCACCATGGAGGTGAGGATGTTGTTCTTGTACTTCGACAGGGCCGGCTGGCTGGCCTGGTCGGAGTCGACGCCGATGGCCCACTTGCCGGCGGTGGCGACGGCCTCGATCGAGCCGTTGCCGGAGGAGCCGGCGGCGGCGTAGATGACGTCCGCGCCCTTGTCCAGCTGGCCCTGGGCGGCCTGCTTGCCCTTGCCCGGGTCGTTGAAGCCGCTGAAGTCCGGCGGGGTGGTGAGGTAGGTGGTGAGAACGTTGATGTTCGGGTTGATCGACTTGGCGCCCGCGACGTAGCCGGCCTCGAACTTCTTGATCAGCTCGGACTGCACACCGCCGATGAAGCCGATGGTGCCGGACTTCGACTTGCTGGCGGCGGCGACGCCGGCCAGGTACGAGCCCTGCTCCTCGGTGAAGGTCAGCGAGGTGACGTTGGAGGGCTGGGTCGGGGAGGCCGAGTCGATGATCGCGAACTTGACGTTCGGGTTGTCCTTGGCGACCTTCTCGACGGCGCCCTGGTACACGAAGCCGACCGCGATGATCGGGTTGTAGCCGTTGGTGACCAGGTCCTTGAGGCGCTGCTCCTTGTCGGTCTCGGCCTCACCGGTCTTGGCCTCGGCCTCGAACACGGTGGCGCCGAGCTCGGCCTTGGCCTGGTCGAGACCACGGGCGGCCGAGTCGTTGAAGGACTGGTCACCACGGCCGCCGATGTCGTAGGCCATGCCGATCTTCAGACCGGAGCCACCCGAGGCGGAGGCGGAGGTGTTGTCGGTGCTCTTTGCGCCGCAGGCGGCGAGCGAAGCCATGCCCAGGGAACCCGAGAGCACTACCGCGGCGAGCTTGAGTGAACGGCGCAAGGGAGTTTCTCCTTCTCACACACCCGTTTGGCGTGGTCGAGCGCCACCGTAACGCGCGTAGAACACGGTTGTGTTACGGCCTGCGGAGCCATTCGGGTTGTTATCAAAATGTGGTCGTCGGCCCGGTCTTATCCGGACATACCGTGACACTTGTTCAACCCGATGTCACTACCGAGTGGTATCGGACCACCACAGTACGGCGATCCGGGCGCCCCACGGAGGAACCTCGCCGCTCTCGCCCCCGACCCACCGGAACGGGGCGCCCGGGTGCGACCGACCGCACCCGGCCGGTGGCACTCGGACGCCCCGTCGGTCGTCCCGTTCGTCCTCTCCCCCGTCGTCCCGTTCGGTCGTCCCCGAAGGGGCGCCGGTCAGACGCTCGCGTGCTCCAGCGCGAGGGAGGCGAAGAGCTCGACCCCGATGCCGATCGCCCGCTCGTCCACGTCGAACATGCCCTGGTGCAGGTCGCGGACCCCCTTCTCGTCCGGGCCGCGCACCCCGAGCCGGGCCAGCGCCCCCGGGGCGTGCTCCAGGTACCAGGAGAAGTCCTCCCCGCCGAGGCTCTGCTCGGTGTCCTCCACCACCGGCCCCTCGAACAGCGGCTCCCCGTCGGCCCCGAACCGGGCGGTCATCGCCGTCTCCAGCTGGTTGATCGAGGTGTGCTCGTTCACCACCGGCGGCACCCCGCGGTGGTAGTCCAGCGTCCACTTGGCGCGGTAGGTCTCGGCGATCCGGCCGACCAGCTCGTCCAGCACCTCCGGCGCCTCGCGCCAGCCGTCCAGCTCCAGGCAGCGGACGGTGCCCTCCAGCTCGGCGTGCTGCGGGATGACGTTGGACGCGGAGCCGGAGGCGATCCGGCCCCAGACCAGGCTGACGCCCCAGCGCGGGTCCATCCGGCGGGCCAGCGCCGGGGGCAGGTCGGTGGCCAGTCTGGCCACCGCCGTGACCAGGTCGGTGGTCAGGTGCGGGCGGGCGGTGTGGCCGCCGGGGCCGTCCAGGCCCAGGACCAGGCGGTCGCAGGCCGAGGTGATCGCACCGACCTTGAGGCCGACCCGGCCGACCCGGACCTTCGGGTCGCAGTGCACCGCGAAGATCCGGCCGACGCCCTTCATCCCGTCCGCCTTGATCACGTCCAGCGCGCCGCCGGGCATGACCTCCTCGGCGGGCTGGAAGATCATCCGGACCGGCTGGCGCAGCTCCCCCGTCCGGGCGGCCTGGGCGAGCACCAGCGCGGTGCCCAGCACCACGGCGGTGTGCACGTCGTGCCCGCAGGCGTGGGCCCGGCCGGGCAGCGTGGAGCGGTACGGGACGTCGGTCTTGGCGTCGTCGATCGGCAGGGCGTCGATGTCCGCCCGGAAGGCCAGGAAGGGCGTGCCCGGCTTGGTGCCCGCCGGCACGATGTCGACGATCATCCCGGTGCCGTGCGGGAGGATGCGCGGCTCCAGGCCCGCGGCGAGCAGCCGCTCACGCAGCAGCCGGGTGACCCGGAACTCCTGACGGCCCAGCTCGGGGTGCCGGTGCATGTCCCGGCGGAACGCGATCAACTCTGCCTCGTAGGCCCGTACCCGTGCGCGCAGGTCACTGGCGGGGCGGACGGCGGCGGCGAGGGCGGCCCGATCGACGGGCTGAGGATCGTTCACCTCAACAAGAGTAGGCCGGTGGAGGGTTTTTGGCCCGACTTCTTCGCAAGACGACCCCGGATGGGTGCATAGTGGCCGCGCGGGTGGGTATGACATCTCGTTTCAGCCACCTTCCCCTGTGGATCGCTGTCCTGTGCAACGAACTCCCGGTCTGACGGACACGGCGAAACCTTCCACCCGCCAGCTGACCGCCGACCGGTCGAGCCGCGCTCCTGACCCGCTGGAGCCGATCCGGGGCAGCCCCCGGTCCGCGTCACGCCCCCGCCGGGCCACGCGTCAGAACCGCTCCACCGGGGTGTGGGTGCCCCAGACCTGGCGCAGGGCGTCGCACACCTCGCCGACGGTGGCCCGGGCGGCCAGCGCCTCCCGCATCGGCGGGAGCACGTTCTCCGTCCCCTCGGCGGCCCGGCGGAGCGCGGAGAGCCCGCGGTCCACCGCGGACCGGTCCCGGTCGGCGCGCAGCCGGGCCAGCCGCTCGGCCTGCCGCTGCTCGATCGCCGGGTCCACCCGCAACGGCCGGTAGGGCTCCTCCCGGTCGAGCCGGAAGCGGTTCACCCCGACCACGGTGCGGCGGCCGGCGTCGGTCTCCTGCTGGACGCGGTAGGCGGTGCGCTCGATCTCGGCCTTCTGCCAGCCCCGCTCGATCGCCGCGACGGCGCCGCCGAGTTCCTCCACCTTGGCCATCAGTCCCAGCGCCGCGGTCTCCAGCTCCTCGGTCATCGACTCCACCGCGTAGGAGCCGGCGAACGGGTCGACGGTGGCGGTGACGTCGCTCTCGTGGGCCAGCACCTGCTGGGTGCGCAGGGCCAGCCGGGCGGACTTCTCGGTGGGCAGGGCGATGGCCTCGTCGAAGCTGTTGGTGTGCAGCGACTGGGTGCCGCCGAGCACCGCCGCCAGCGCCTGGACGGTCACCCGGACCAGGTTGACCTCGGGCTGCTGGGCGGTGAGCTGCACCCCGGCGGTCTGGGTGTGGAAGCGCAGCATCTGCGAGCGGGGGTCGCGGGCGCCGAAGGTCTCGCGCATGGTCCTGGCCCAGATCCGGCGGGCGGCGCGGAACTTCGCGACCTCCTCCAGCAGGGTGGTGCGGGCGACGAAGAAGAACGACAGCCGGGGGGCGAACTCGTCCACCGCCATGCCGGCCGCGAGCGCGCAGCGTACGTACGCGATGCCGTTGGCCAGGGTGAAGGCGATCTCCTGCGCGGGGTCGGCGCCGGCCTCGGCCATGTGGTAGCCGGAGATGGAGATGGTGTTCCAGCGGGGGATCTCGGCCCGGCAGTACCGGAACACGTCGGCGACCAGCCGCAGGCTGGGGGCGGGCGGGAAGATGTACGTGCCGCGGGCGATGTACTCCTTGAGCACGTCGTTCTGGACGGTGCCGGTCAGGGCGGCCGGCGCGACGCCCTGGGCCTCGCCGACCAGCCGGTAGAGCAGCAGGAGCAGGGCGGCGGGGGCGTTGATGGTCATCGAGGTGGAGACCTCGCCGAGCGGGATGCCGTCGAACAGCACCGCCATGTCCTCGACGCTGTCCACGGCGACCCCGACCTTGCCGACCTCGCCGTGGGCGAGCGGGGCGTCCGAGTCGTAGCCCATCTGGGTGGGCAGGTCGAAGGCGACCGAGAGCCCGGTGGTGCCGTGGGCGATCAGCTGGCGGTAGCGGGCGTTGGACTCGGCGGCGGTGCCGAAGCCCGCGTACTGGCGCACGGTCCACGGGCGGCCGGTGTACATGGTCGGGTAGACGCCGCGGGTGAAGGGGTACTCCCCGGGGCTGCCCAGCCGGGTCCGGGCGTCCCAGCCCGCGAGGGCCTCGGGGCCGTAGACCGGTTCGACGGGCAGGCCCGACTCGGTGTGGCGGGGCTCGGTCGGCATGGGGTCCTCCGGTTCCTCGCGGCCGGTGGGCCCCGGCACGCCCGGGCGCCCACTCCCTCTCGTCCGTACGGTAGTGGCGCCGCGGCGGGCCCGGCAGGTGCCACGGCCGG
The window above is part of the Kitasatospora sp. HUAS MG31 genome. Proteins encoded here:
- a CDS encoding acyl-CoA mutase large subunit family protein; translation: MPTEPRHTESGLPVEPVYGPEALAGWDARTRLGSPGEYPFTRGVYPTMYTGRPWTVRQYAGFGTAAESNARYRQLIAHGTTGLSVAFDLPTQMGYDSDAPLAHGEVGKVGVAVDSVEDMAVLFDGIPLGEVSTSMTINAPAALLLLLYRLVGEAQGVAPAALTGTVQNDVLKEYIARGTYIFPPAPSLRLVADVFRYCRAEIPRWNTISISGYHMAEAGADPAQEIAFTLANGIAYVRCALAAGMAVDEFAPRLSFFFVARTTLLEEVAKFRAARRIWARTMRETFGARDPRSQMLRFHTQTAGVQLTAQQPEVNLVRVTVQALAAVLGGTQSLHTNSFDEAIALPTEKSARLALRTQQVLAHESDVTATVDPFAGSYAVESMTEELETAALGLMAKVEELGGAVAAIERGWQKAEIERTAYRVQQETDAGRRTVVGVNRFRLDREEPYRPLRVDPAIEQRQAERLARLRADRDRSAVDRGLSALRRAAEGTENVLPPMREALAARATVGEVCDALRQVWGTHTPVERF
- a CDS encoding amidohydrolase codes for the protein MRARVRAYEAELIAFRRDMHRHPELGRQEFRVTRLLRERLLAAGLEPRILPHGTGMIVDIVPAGTKPGTPFLAFRADIDALPIDDAKTDVPYRSTLPGRAHACGHDVHTAVVLGTALVLAQAARTGELRQPVRMIFQPAEEVMPGGALDVIKADGMKGVGRIFAVHCDPKVRVGRVGLKVGAITSACDRLVLGLDGPGGHTARPHLTTDLVTAVARLATDLPPALARRMDPRWGVSLVWGRIASGSASNVIPQHAELEGTVRCLELDGWREAPEVLDELVGRIAETYRAKWTLDYHRGVPPVVNEHTSINQLETAMTARFGADGEPLFEGPVVEDTEQSLGGEDFSWYLEHAPGALARLGVRGPDEKGVRDLHQGMFDVDERAIGIGVELFASLALEHASV
- a CDS encoding BMP family lipoprotein → MRRSLKLAAVVLSGSLGMASLAACGAKSTDNTSASASGGSGLKIGMAYDIGGRGDQSFNDSAARGLDQAKAELGATVFEAEAKTGEAETDKEQRLKDLVTNGYNPIIAVGFVYQGAVEKVAKDNPNVKFAIIDSASPTQPSNVTSLTFTEEQGSYLAGVAAASKSKSGTIGFIGGVQSELIKKFEAGYVAGAKSINPNINVLTTYLTTPPDFSGFNDPGKGKQAAQGQLDKGADVIYAAAGSSGNGSIEAVATAGKWAIGVDSDQASQPALSKYKNNILTSMVKNVNVAVFDYSKSFKDGNPITGVKVFDLKGNGVSLATTGGHIDDIKAKLQSATDAITSGATKVPTAPQS